Genomic segment of Chitinophaga varians:
TATCTGGGGGGTATAACACAATCAAGAATATCAGTCAGGGAAACTTTCAGCTTCACAAGGTCTTTCTGGATGGGCTGATGGAGGTGAACCCGGCGATAAAGAAGTACAGTCGCGTCGCGGATATTGTAGAGTATCAGATTGCGCTGGTGAAGGAATACAAGAAAGCCTTTCAGTATGCAAAATCCTCGGGCAGCTTTACGATTGCGGAGATTGAATACATGGGCAGGGTTTACGGTCGCTTGTTTGATGCTTCGTTGCAAAATCTGGATGATCTGTTCACGGTGATTACGGCAAGTAATCTGCGCATGTCGGATGAAGAACGGTTGGATGCGATTGATAAAATCCATTCAGAGATGCTGGATAAATTAACCTTCTTACGACATTTCAATAGCTCGAATACCGTCATGGCTGTGCAACGGATGAAAGAGCTGAAGGAGGTAGAACGGATGAAGGCTATGGAGGGAATGAAATAATATTTAAGGATTTCAGAAAACGTGGTGTATGAAAGTGTGGTTAAAATCCTTGTTGGTAGCCTTGGTGCTATTAGGAGTGCCATGTCTATTGCAGGCGGGATCAGGAGGTGTTGCAGATGATATTAAAAGCCTGCATTCTGTTCTTGATGAGTTATATAGTAAGTTAATGCCTCTGTGTAAGGAGTTAGTGAGTGTAGGCAGGGCTATTGCTGGATTTGCTGCATTATGGTATATAGCAGCGAGAGTGTGGGGGCATTTGTCCAGGGCAGAGCCAATTGATTTTTATCCTTTGTTTAGGCCGTTTATTCTCGGTTTTGCGATCCTCATTTTCCCGTCAGTTATTGCACTGATAAATGGGGTGATGCAGCCGACGGTGACTGGTACGGCGAGAATGGTGGATAAGGCGGACGAATCGGTGGCTGCACTGTTAAAGCAGAAGGAAGAGGCAATCAAGAAAACGGACGTTTGGCAAATGTATGTTGGGCCGACCGGTGAGGGAGATAGAGAACGATGGTATAAGTATACCCATGATGGTCAATCCAGCGACGACGAGGGGTTCTTTGCGAGTGTCGGTAATGATATTCGATTCGCGTTCGCGAAAGCATCCTACAATTTTAGAAATGCAATCAAGGAGGTGATCGCGGAAGTGTTACAATTATTGTTCGCAGCAGTGTCACTGTGTATCAATACCATGCGAACGTTTAACCTCATTATCCTTGCGATTTTAGGCCCACTTGTTTTCGGCCTCTCGGTGTTCGACGGATTTCAACATACTATAAAGCATTGGTTGGCCCGATATATAAATGTTTTCCTCTGGTTGCCAATAGCGCAGATTTTCGGTGCCGTGATTGCTACCATTCAGGCCGAAATGCTAAAAATTGATTTGACGCAAATTGGGCAGACTGGTGATACTTTTTTCAGCAGGACAGATTTGGGCTATATGGTATTTCTGATAATCGGCATATATGGTTATACGACTATTCCCAGTATTGCTAACCATATTATGTTCGTCGGCGGCGATGCACTTACCGGTAAGATGACTTCCGCAATGGGCGGAGTTGCAGGTGCTGCCGGCGGGGCTGCGATGGGTGCTGCTGGTATGGCGGGAAAAGCTGCTGGTGCTGCTGCGGATGGTTTCGGACACATGATGTTTGCCGATAATAATTCTGTAGAGGCGGGTTTGAAGAATTTATACAATGCCCCTGACAATATCAAAGAAGGCTACGATTCTGGTAGTACTGGAAAAGGTATTGCAGCCAGTGCGGGACGTGCATTTGGTCATATGGCGAATAAACTGAAAGGAGGCGATACTTCTTGATAGCGACGGTGGTTTGTTGAAGGTTTGAAACGATGTGTTGGACGAAAAAGTGAGTTTGTATGTTTCAAAAAATGAAGAGTATTCAAAGTGCGTTTGCGCATGTGCGGTTGTTCACGTTGGTTATTGTCGTATTAGCTTTTGGTTTGTGTGCATTTACCATTTATAAATCTATGCTACTTGCCTCAAAGACACAAGATAGGATTTACGTTCTTGCCAACGGAAAAGCCATTGAGGCATTTGCGAGCGAAAAGAAAGATAACGTCGCAGTGGAGATGCGGGATCATGTGAAGATGTTCCATTTCTATTTTTTTACGTTAGATCCGGACGAAACGGTGATAAAGAACAACATTGTGCGGGCCTTGTATTTGGCGGATATTTCCGCTAAAAGGCAGTACGAAAACCTAAAGGAAAGTGGATATTATAACAACGTTATTTCTGGCAATATTTCGCAGAAGATTGAAGTAGATAGTATTTCTGTAAATATCGACCAGTACCCATACTACTTCCGTTGTTACGCACGCCAAAGCATAATTCGAGCTACCAGCATTGTTACCCGTAGCCTTACAACGGAGGGGTATATCCGAAATGTGAGCAGGAGTGATAATAATTCGCATGGCTTTTTGATTGAACGGTGGGCTACGTTGGAGAATAAAGATTTGAATACAGTGATACGTTAAACTTTTTTTATGTGGAAATTTTTCAGACGTAAGACAGGGCGCACATCATTGGTTCATGCTGTGTTTGATCGTTACTCAGGCAGAGTAGAAGGTATTCAGCGACGGATTGCGGATTCCTTGAATGCGAAGGTGTCGAGCTGGTCTGCTTTCAGAGTTAAGGTTGTGTTGATAGTATTCATTTTTTGCTACGTTATTGTAACAGCCTTCGTCCTACTATCTGCCGGGAGCAGTACTGACAGCCACTTACGGATTCAACCTATTTATCAGCCCCGAAACGTAATAATACCCGATCATAACGTAAGTAGTGAAAGTCCTGTTTATATGACAAATAGGCTCAGACAGTTCCGGTTATATCTCGACAGTTTGAAAAAGGATGAGGTGGGCCGACGGATTTATGATAGCATTTTGATGAAGAGGCCGGGGTTGATTGACAGTCTTACGCAATTGGAAACATTGGAAAACAGAAAATGATGTTGTATGAAAAATGAGGAAAGTGCAGTAAATGAAAAGCTGCGGAAACAGAAGCAGTTCCTGATGGTGGTTCCCGTTTTGGTGATTCCTTTTATTACTATCCTGCTGTCTTCGTTCGGTGTAGTTGGCGGAGACGGAACGAGGAAAATCGTGGAAATTAAGAAGCAGGGGATCAATACAGATTTACCAGGTGCTAAAGCCGCTGGTGATAGCAGTTGGAATAAGCTCATGTATTATGAAATGGCTGATAAGGATTCTGCTAAAATGCGCACGCTAAAGGAGAAAGACCCTTTTTATAGTTCTCCTGATATGTCCGCTCGCATTTTCAGTGTGGACACTTCTGGTTATACTGGCGATATGGGGATGAAGTACCGGGCGAATAGCTACGGTTACCCGTCCAGAGATGAGAACGAAGAAAAGGTATACCGTAAGATTGCAGCCATCAATGATGAACTAAATCGCAGCTCCGCTAAAGAGCAGCCAGTGCCATCCACTCTTGAAAGTGAGAAGGGCAAAGTGGATATGCAGGGTATAGATCGGTTGGAAGCGATGATGAAGGAAATGAGTGAGGATAAGCCAGATAAGCAGATGGAGCAAATTTCAGGAGTTTTAGAAAAGATACTCGATATACAGCATCCTGACAGGGTGAGGGATCGAGTGCAGGAAATGTCTGAGGCAAACAGGAATCAGGTATTTGCTGTGAAACCTTCGCGGGGTGATGATGTAGTTACCTTGATGGTAGCCGATACTGGAAGAAAGACTTCGTTCCTGGATTCATTGAGGACTGCGCGACAAGGTTTATCTAATCGGTTTTTCTCCCTCGAAGACGATCAGTCCGAGATGAAGCAGAACACTGTTCGTGCGGTGGTTGCAGAATCGAAGGAGGTAATGGATGGCTCTAAGGTTCAGATTCGCCTGTTGGAAGACATTTTTGTTGCAGGTGTTCGTGTACCAAAGAACGCATTTATCTGGGGAAAAGGGAAATTGGCCGATGGCCGGTTTATTATCAACGTTACCTCCATCCAGTATGGGAATAATATCTTGCCTGTGGATCTCAGTGTATACGATATGGATGGGATCATGGGCATAGATGTGAACGCAAACATGGCGACTGAAGTTACCAAGCATACCACCGATCAGGCAATCCAAAGTTTAAGTATAGCGAGCCTTGATCCGAGTATAGGGGCGCAAGCCGCAAGCGCAGGGATTCAGGCGGCGAAGTCTTTAGTAGGCCGCAAGCTGAAGGTGGTTAAGGTTAATATTCGTAGTGGTTACGATGTGTTGCTGGTAGATAACAATGTGAAGAATCGATAATTATAACATACTAAAATAAGAGAATATGAAAAGGTTATGTGTGACTTGGCTTGTGAGCTGTATTCTTTTTGTAACTGCCTTTGGACAAAGAGTTAGTGATCGTCCAGAAGTAAAGGCTGAGAATATTGAGCCATATTATTTAAAGGTGAGCCTCAACAAAACGAGCAACCTTGTATTTCCTTATGAGATAAAAAGTGTTGATCGTGGAAGCGGTGCTATACTCGCCCAAAAAGCGAAGGGAGCGGAAAATGTATTGCAGGTGAAGGCTGCCAGCGTTGATTTTCCAGAAACGAATCTTTCCGTAATTACGGCTGATGGTCGATTGTATTCGTTTCTGCTGAGGTATGCGGAAGAACCCAACATATTAAACCTCCGCTTTTACAAGATGGGTGATGAAGATAGGAATGTGCTGATAAAGGGGGCAGCACACGGTAAGGAGTTTTACGAGTTGTCGAGTTCGGAGGTTCGTGATAATCGTAGCTTTTTACGAAAGCGTGTAACTGAACAGATGATAACCTTATCGCTTGAAAGCATCTACATGCGCGAGAATACTATGTTCTTTAAACTTGCTGTCCGCAATAATTCCTCGATTAATTACACACCGGATTTTATAAAGTTTATCGTAAAAGATAGGAAAAAAGCAAAGAAGACAGCTATACAGGAGAAGGTGCTTACGCCTGTATACGTTACCGATCAAGAGAGTATTACTGGCGATAGTTCAGGTGTTATTGTGCTGGCCTTTCCTTCTTTTACCATTCCAAGAAATCAGGAGCTGCTTATTCAGATTGGTGAAATGAATGGAGGAAGAGCGCTGTTGCTAAGGATTAAGCACAAAGTTCTGCTGAAGGCTCGAAATCTGAATTTGTGAGAGTTGTTTGAAGTAGCTTTTCTGATGGTTTAATTTGGTTTTATGGAAAAGAGAGATCTTGATTTAGAAAGACGGTTGGAATTTGTAAAGAATCAGCTAATCAATATTGGAGCAGAAGACGCACTCACAGATATTTTGGTAGATAAATTGAAAGCGCGGGAACCTTTAATCAAACATGAATACATTAAGGAGTATCCGGATGGTATAGCACATGCGATTTTTCATTTGAAGAAGTCTGCTTCTACGGATGACCACTTCGTGAGCAAAATGAAAATGTCCACGATAATGACGAACACAGATATTAAAAGGTCGGAGGTATTTTATTTTAATCATAGAAAGTATCCACCAAGTGAAAATGTCGGCCTTTGGAACTTTAAGGAGGCATATAACTTTCTTCAAGGTAGACCTATATACAAGCCAAATATTGAAACATGGTGGCGTTTAGTTCCCTATATGCGCGTTGAAGGTGTTTATGCCATGCAGAACATTTCCAAAGAATACGGATTCAATCTTGAAAGAGTCCTTGCCGAGTATGGCCTTGCTAATATTCACAATAAGCCATTTATAATGGATTCATTGCAAAAAGGAAATTTGGAAAAACAAACTTTCACAACTAAAGATGGTAGTCAGCGTGATTTCTATATTTCTCCTGCAATTACATCTCGTAGTCTTGATTTGTTTGATATGAACAGGAAACCAGTTCCAATAAAGGAGCAGGTTTACCTTGGGTTGATTAGCAAGAAGCAAGAAGAAAAAATTCAGAAGCAGGCAGCTCGATTTGAAGTTTATACGGAAAAAATGAAGCAAAAAATGATACAAGATACGGTGCGAAATGAACTTTCTGAAAAACAGCAAATGCATGGAAAAGAAAGTGAACCGATCAAGCAAAAGATATTGGAAAAGATTAAACCGCTGAAAAAACTACTGGGAAAAAGATAATTAGTATAGGACGAATATGCGGTATGGAGGTTCCACCAGCAAAAAAATATTTTATGGAAGGAAATGATAACAATATAACGCAAAAGCATTTTATGCTGATAGGCATGAAGGAAGCCTACGATCCCAATCTCATCGCTAAGATGAAGGAAGGGCATTCGGTTATTGAACACCCCTTTAGGAAAGAGTATCCTGATGGGAAAAGTGATACTGTATTTCATCTGCGAAAATCAGCAACAACCGGTGATTATTTCCTTAATAAGTAT
This window contains:
- a CDS encoding TerB family tellurite resistance protein, which produces MKRGVLRFVVMCCVMCVAISMSPIRSNAQAKELAQLALNIEKLAQFRQILSDLKKGYEILSGGYNTIKNISQGNFQLHKVFLDGLMEVNPAIKKYSRVADIVEYQIALVKEYKKAFQYAKSSGSFTIAEIEYMGRVYGRLFDASLQNLDDLFTVITASNLRMSDEERLDAIDKIHSEMLDKLTFLRHFNSSNTVMAVQRMKELKEVERMKAMEGMK
- the traJ gene encoding conjugative transposon protein TraJ; the encoded protein is MKVWLKSLLVALVLLGVPCLLQAGSGGVADDIKSLHSVLDELYSKLMPLCKELVSVGRAIAGFAALWYIAARVWGHLSRAEPIDFYPLFRPFILGFAILIFPSVIALINGVMQPTVTGTARMVDKADESVAALLKQKEEAIKKTDVWQMYVGPTGEGDRERWYKYTHDGQSSDDEGFFASVGNDIRFAFAKASYNFRNAIKEVIAEVLQLLFAAVSLCINTMRTFNLIILAILGPLVFGLSVFDGFQHTIKHWLARYINVFLWLPIAQIFGAVIATIQAEMLKIDLTQIGQTGDTFFSRTDLGYMVFLIIGIYGYTTIPSIANHIMFVGGDALTGKMTSAMGGVAGAAGGAAMGAAGMAGKAAGAAADGFGHMMFADNNSVEAGLKNLYNAPDNIKEGYDSGSTGKGIAASAGRAFGHMANKLKGGDTS
- the traK gene encoding conjugative transposon protein TraK; its protein translation is MKSIQSAFAHVRLFTLVIVVLAFGLCAFTIYKSMLLASKTQDRIYVLANGKAIEAFASEKKDNVAVEMRDHVKMFHFYFFTLDPDETVIKNNIVRALYLADISAKRQYENLKESGYYNNVISGNISQKIEVDSISVNIDQYPYYFRCYARQSIIRATSIVTRSLTTEGYIRNVSRSDNNSHGFLIERWATLENKDLNTVIR
- the traM gene encoding conjugative transposon protein TraM; the protein is MKNEESAVNEKLRKQKQFLMVVPVLVIPFITILLSSFGVVGGDGTRKIVEIKKQGINTDLPGAKAAGDSSWNKLMYYEMADKDSAKMRTLKEKDPFYSSPDMSARIFSVDTSGYTGDMGMKYRANSYGYPSRDENEEKVYRKIAAINDELNRSSAKEQPVPSTLESEKGKVDMQGIDRLEAMMKEMSEDKPDKQMEQISGVLEKILDIQHPDRVRDRVQEMSEANRNQVFAVKPSRGDDVVTLMVADTGRKTSFLDSLRTARQGLSNRFFSLEDDQSEMKQNTVRAVVAESKEVMDGSKVQIRLLEDIFVAGVRVPKNAFIWGKGKLADGRFIINVTSIQYGNNILPVDLSVYDMDGIMGIDVNANMATEVTKHTTDQAIQSLSIASLDPSIGAQAASAGIQAAKSLVGRKLKVVKVNIRSGYDVLLVDNNVKNR
- the traN gene encoding conjugative transposon protein TraN is translated as MKRLCVTWLVSCILFVTAFGQRVSDRPEVKAENIEPYYLKVSLNKTSNLVFPYEIKSVDRGSGAILAQKAKGAENVLQVKAASVDFPETNLSVITADGRLYSFLLRYAEEPNILNLRFYKMGDEDRNVLIKGAAHGKEFYELSSSEVRDNRSFLRKRVTEQMITLSLESIYMRENTMFFKLAVRNNSSINYTPDFIKFIVKDRKKAKKTAIQEKVLTPVYVTDQESITGDSSGVIVLAFPSFTIPRNQELLIQIGEMNGGRALLLRIKHKVLLKARNLNL